The DNA window ATCGTGACGGGTGTCGGCTATCAGACAATCAAACACAGCGTAACCGTTAGTGAGGGCAAAGAAGCGACGATTAAGCTGGTCCTGCGCGAGTCGATGCAGCAGTTACAAACGGTCGAGATTGTCGGTCGGAAAGAAACGACGTACAAAAACGACGTGTCGTTCATTGCCAGCAAAACGGCCACGCCCCTGAAAGATATTCCGCAGTCTATCGCTTACGTAACGAAGGAGGTTATGCGCGATCAGGGTGTGTTCACGATGGGCGACGCGGTGAAAAATATGAGTGGCGTCAACCAGTTTACGTTCTACGACGACCTGACTATCCGGGGCTTTCGCATGAATGGTGGCAGCACTACCCAACTCTTCAACGGGCTGCGGACGTTCTCGGGGTTCTGGAAACAGTCGCCGGTCAATTACCTGGAGCGGGTCGAAGTGGTGAAGGGGGCAGCGTCAGCACTGTACGGCAACTCGTCGCCGGGCGGAACGATCAACCGGGTAACGAAAAAGCCGTTGACCACCCCGCAGAAATCACTGATGTTTACCATGGGCAGCTTCAATACGACCCGTGTACTGGCCGATTTTACGGGGCCGATGAACGACGCCAAAACGCTGCTCTACCGCCTGAATATCGGCTACGTCGATGCCCAGTCGTTCCGCAATTTGCAGTTCGACAAAAACCTCGTCATTGCGCCGTCGGTATCGTTTCTGCCCACCGACCGCACCCGGATTAACGTCGATCTGGTCTACAACAAATCAAACAGCCGACTCGACCGGGGCCAGTCCGTCCGGGGCAACGACCTGTATTCGAGTTCGATAGCTACCGCGCTCAACGCCGTCAACGACTATCTAAATCAGGATACATACCTGATTACGACCTCGCTTAACCACCAGTTTTCACCCCGCACATCGATCAATCTGGCGCATCTGCGGACGGGCTACACGGAAGACTTGCTCGAACACCGGAGCAGCAACGTCAACGCCGTTGATTCAGCAGGGGTCGCTATTGAGAATCTGGTGGGTCGACAGGTATTCGTGCGGCAAACGAAGTCGTTCATGGATAATCTGTCGGTGTTCCTGAACCACAACGCCACGCTGGGCAAGACCGAACACAAGCTGGTGGTTGGGTACGATTACATTCAGTCGACAACGCCGAAGGGGGCCGGGCAGCAAACGGCGAGCGGCTACTTGCTCAAAGCGGGCGGGTCAGCGGCTTACAACCCGAGACAGGCCAGTCTGTACCAGTTCTACACCTACACCAGCAACGGCGTCAGCCGCAGCATTCCACGACCCAACGTGCCGTCGTACGATCTGACCCTGCAAAACAACATTCTCGAAGACCCGACCAAGTACACCTACGCATCCGTTACCAACAACGCGACGTCGGCAACGTTCTATTCGCTGCATGGTCTGTATGTACAGGAGCAACTGAAAATCAGCCGACTGCAACTGCTGCTCGGTCTGCGCTTCGACACGTACATCGACAAAAAAGGTTACACGACGACCGCCGAAACGCCCGTAACGCAGCACGCCCTGCTACCCCGCATCGGCGCGGTGTTCACGCTGACGCCCAACGTAAACGTGTACGGCACCTACACGAAAGGCTACAATCCGCAGGACCCCACTACGCAGAGCGACCCACTGTCGGGCGGCCCGTTCGACCCGATCCGTAGCAGCCTGCTGGAAGCCGGTTTGAAAACCGAGTGGCTCGATGGTCGACTGGTTGCCAACCTGGCCCTGTACGACATCACGCAGAGCAACACGCTATATTCGGCCAATGCCGCCAACAACCCAAACCTGATGATCGCCATCGGGCAGGAGCGGGCGCGGGGCGTTGAGTTCGACGTGACCGGCAACCTGCTACCCAACTGGAATCTGATTGCAACCTACAGCTACAACGACGCCAAAATCACGGACGCCGGTACGCGGTCGACCGATCAGGTACTGGTGAACCTGCAAAAGCCCAACGCGCCAAAGCATCAGGGTAGCCTGTGGACGAAATACGTTTTCACCGCGCCAGCATTGAAGGGACTGGGCATCGGGTTCGGTGGCAACTTTGTCGATCAGCGGAATCTGTCGCTCAATAACACGCAGACGATCCCTGCCTATACCCTGCTCAACGCAGCCGCCTACTACCGCATCGACAAGTTTCAGCTTCAGCTCAACGTTAACAACCTGACCAACGCAACCTATTGGGTAGGCGGCTACGACTACCTGCGCCTGTTCCCCGGTGCCCCCCGCAACCTGATGACAACCGTATCATATACCTTCTAATTGCTAGTTCAATGTTTAACGTCTAACGTTTAAGGTTATTAACCAGTTGACAGGCAACCTTAAACAGTAGACATTGAACCTTGAACCCCATACCATGAAGCACCTCGCTATCAAACTGCACCTGTGGCTGGGGCTGGCGTCCGGGCTGGTCGTGTTTATCGTGGCCCTGACGGGGTCAATGCTCGCGTTTCGGGACGAGCTCGAACCATTGACCAACGCCCGGTTTTTTACGGTGTCGTCACCGACGAACGGGCCGCGACGACCACTCGATCTGTTGGTAGCGACAGCGACGGCGCAGTTTCCGGGCAAGCCAGTTAGTAAGGTGATCGTGGAAGACCAGCCCGACCGGACGGTGATTGTTGAGCTGAAGCAAAGCAAAAAAGCAAAGGACGTGCTGGCCGTCGCGCTCGACCCGTACACCGGGCGGGTGGTGGCGACGCGGGTGGAAGAATCAGCCTTTTTCCCGACCGTATTGCGACTGCACCGGTACCTGTGTCTGGGTGAAACGGGCAAAGTCATCACCGGCATTTCGTGCAGCCTGTTCCTGGTTATCATGCTGACGGGGCTGGTGCTGTGGTGGCCGAACCGCAAAAACCGGGCGCAGCGGTTTCGGATTAAGTGGAACGCATCGTTCAAGCGGCTCAACTGGGATTTGCACGCGGTCGTGGGTTTTTACGTGCTGCCGTTCATCTTCCTGATCGCATCGACCGGGCTGATCTGGAGCTACAAATGGGTTAATAACCTGCTGTTTTTGGCCCTCGACGGTAAACCACAGACCAAACGCGAAGCCCCAGCCAACGCATCTGCTCCGGGCGAAGCAGCTACCGGGCGACTAACGCAGGTGCTGGCCCAGACCGACAAGCAACTCCCCCACCCCGGCCGTATTACGCTGACATTTCCCGAAACCGACAGCCTGTCGCTGACCGTCGCGAAAGTCGACGAAACAGCCGCGGTCAGCAACATCGTCGATTTTCTGTATTTCGATTTGCGCACCGGCCTCCCCACCGGGCAGCGGCTCTACGACGAGGAAACGCGGGGCTTCAAAGCCCGGCGGCTCATTTTCCCGGTTCACACGGGTAGTATGTTCGGCTGGCCCACCAAACTCATCGCCCTGCTCGTGGCCCTGCTGACGGCGACCCTCCCCCTCTCCGGTGCTTACATGTGGTGGCAAAAGCGCAACCGGAAAAGCAGGCCGAAGCCCATACGCATACGCCCGCAACAGATCGCGCCGGTGTAGCCCAGCGACTTGACAGTGAAGAATCTTTCTAAATAGCTTGTTTAGAATCGATCTAATCGGTTACTTTGGGTCATAGTCAGCATTCACCCGTAATCAGTTCGTTATCGTGCCTGTCGTTGCTACGCCCTCTGCCCACTGGATTGAGATTTTCCGAACCGACAAGGGAAGCGTTTACCAATGCGACCGTACCAGCCGACTGATTCTCGAATTCTGGGACACGCATACGGCGTTTTCGGCGCGCGATTTCGCTCAGTTCCGGCGCATGGTCGACACCGTCGATGTGCGGCAAATGGCCCTCAGCACCGATTCGGAGTACGACGTGGAGATTCTGACGCCCCCCCGTTCGGAGCGTTGCTACGTACTGACGCTGTGCGAAGTCGTTCATCTGCGCGAGTTGCTCAACGGTGCCCAGCTTATGCTGGAGCTGAACAGTATGCTCCGCGAATGCGGCTGCTCGCTGGCCTGACAGCTACGACTGGACTAGTTCTATCTTTGTTTACAATCAGTCAATTCCATCCATACGACTGCCGTATCGTGCTTTCTTTACAGGGCGAAACCGCAGTTACCCACTAAGCTAGAAAACAAATGAAAGACCTGGTAAGACTCCGTTCGTCGGTTAAGGAGAGCGTCGAACTGGCCCTGAATCAGCAGATTCAGATGGAAATGGTTTCATCCTCGAAATACCTCGCGATGGCAGGCTGGTGCGACCGCAACGGCTTCGATTACAGCGCGGGCTTTTTCTACAAACAGTCGGACGAAGAGCGGAACCACGCCATGAAAATTTTCCACTACCTGAGCGATCAGGGCGGTACGGCGCATTCGCCCGAAGTACCGGCCGTCGAGCAGGAGTTCGACTCGCTGCGGGCCGTATTCGAGGGCGCGCTGGAGCAGGAAGTCGCTGTAACGGATTCGATCAACCGCATTATCATGGTTTGTCGCCGGGAAAATGATTTCGCTACCGACGAACTGATGAAGTGGTATGTGAAAGAGCAAATGGAAGAGGAATACATCGCCCGTCGCTGCCTCGACCTGTTCGACCAAATTCCGGCCGACCAAATCTTCGAACTCGACAAGCAACTTGCCAGCGTTACGTACGACGGTAATCCGTTTGAGTAGCCAATCAGACTAACAAAAAAGGGGCCGGTGAAACTGAGTTTTACCGGCCCCTTTTTTGTTACCATAAAAAAATAAAAAGACACATAAAATATCACCAATCAAACACCTTATTAAGTACAAATACTCAACTATTTTGATAAAACTATTCCAATATTACGCATTTACAAGTATACATTTTTATTACCATTATATACTAATGTATCAAAAAATTGCCTGATTATTAATAACTATAAAAAATTTTAAAAATTCATCACAACTTACTGATTTGCAATAATTTAACTATACAAGTATACTCGATTTATTAATCATTTTACTACCGACTTACCACGAAAAAGGAATCGATTTTGTGATTTTCTCTATTCTTAGCGAGCGGCATAAAAATATAACTTTTCCGCTGTAGCAGCCAGTAATTATCGAACCCTGATAGTCTCAATGTATGCCTATAATAATGCAGGGGCTTTTTATTATTAATCGTAAAAAACAAACAATAAAATTTTTTCTACCCGACACTTATTGCCAATACTTTATTTATCTATTCCCTATCAGGTATACATAAAACCTTGCACATAGCTTAGCGTATATATGATGATATCGATTTTACAGATCGATAAACATGTACTCTTCTTTTATCAAAACAGATCAACTTCTTATGACAACAAAAATTACTTAATCCGCGATCAGGCAAGTCAGTATTCAGGTGGACTAAGTTAACACCTACTGGTTTCCAGACTATTAGAAATCAGCCCACTGATTTATGCCCGGGTATGGCAATGACTGCCAGACACCCTCCCCGACTCATTGGCTATCCGAGTGACGCCCCCTTTACGTCGCCAATAAAGGCCCGGTGGGATAGCGAGTCGTTCATGCGTCGGCTTATCGAATGGAGCAGCCCCGGTTAGTCCGGTACGTTTTCAAAAAACGTCCGCGATTAACCGCCGGATACAGCTATGCCCATTGCTTCGGGCAGTACCGCATATGACTGCGGCTCCAGGGTTCAGCACTACCAATTCTCTCTGTTTTGGCTAATCTGTTTTTACCACACATGCTATGATTGAGTTCTTACTTCTGCTGGTAGGCCAGCTACGAAGCTACGTGCGTAGTCTTCTTTGGCCTACGGCTAGTTCAGTTTATCAGTCAACACAACTGCGGTTGTGGCATCAGCTTCTCTACGTATCGATAGCTACCAAAAACCGGCTCTATGCGATTGGCTTCGCGCTCTTGCTTTTCCTGCCGATGGGAGCCCACGCGCAGCTTATCAGCGTTACTACGCCGACGTCCATCTGCGCAGGGCAATCTACGACGCTGGATGTTGCGATTAAACTTCCGGTGGGAACATCGCTCAATGCGCTGGCAATCACGGCAACAGCCCCAGCCGGGCTGACCGCTACGGTTAACGCGCTGACAAGCAACACCAGTGCGACGATTAGTGTTGCCACATCACCTACCCTCACGACGGGCACCAAGTTATTGTCGGTAACGGCATCGCTCTTGGGCATACCTACGTTGACGGTCGATGTTCCTATTACTGTTACCGGATTACCCGTGGTATCGGCCATTACACAGCCGGTTGCTGCGTCCGTTGGCTCACTGCTGACATTGGGTAGTTGTCCGATTGGCAGTGCACTTAGCTATACGGTTACGAATAGCGGCACAGGCGCGGTCATTGCGACTGGCGGCACAGCTCCGCTATTACTCGACGCCAGCGTAGCTGGCCAATCTGTTCGTATTGCCTGTAATGGTACCTGCGCCGGACAGCCAACTACTCTGGCTTTGCCTAACATCGCTGGCCTATCGCTCGCTGCGCCAACGGCTAGTATCTGCGTGGGTCAACCCCTCTCGCTGACGCTGCTGCCAACGGGCATCGACCTGACGCAAGCCGGCATCACCCTGACGGCCGCTACCCCATCGGGTGCCCTGACGGTCGGTGCCCTGGGACCCGACGGTGTGCTCACCGTCAGCGGGGGTAACCTCACCGTGGGCAACCCCACCTCGGTCACCGTTACTGCCCTGCTCAACAACGTTCCGCTGGCTAGCGCCACGGTCGGCGTGAATGTACTGGCTCAGCCAGCGGCACCCGCCCAGCCCGGCACCATCACCACGACGGTGGGCAGCGTGCTTTCGCTGACAGGCCTGTGCCCAACGGGTACTACCCTCACTACGGGGGCGCTCATCGGCAACGGCATCATCTCTGTGCCCACCCTCACCGCTGGTACACAGAGCCTGACGGTGCTGTGTTCGAATGGCACTTGTCTGGGCCTGCCGACCATCGTCAACGTGAACGTCGTCACGCCGATCATTTCAGCATCGGCAAGTGCAGCTATCTGCCTGGGTCAGCCCCTGTCGCTTACCGTATTACCGGCTAACTTCAATCTGGCTGATGGCATCGTTTCGATTGCTGTATCCGGACCGGTTGGTATATCGGCCAGCGCGATCGACAACAACGGTGTCATTACGATCACTGGCCTGCCAGCCGGTAACCAGAACCTGACCGTCACGGCCAGTGTTGCGGGCGCGCCGGTAGCGTCTGTCCAGGTTCCCGTAAGCGTCAATACCGTACAGCCGCCGACGGTTGTCACAACTACGGGTGGCACCTATCCAGCAGGGGTAAGCTCACTGTCGGTTACTCAGAACACGGGTAGCGTATTATTCACAGTAAGCTGCGCCAGTGGTACGTCGAGCTATACAGGCACGGGAGGAATTACCGGTTCCGGTGACTTCTCTGTCGCAACTACAGCGACTGGCGTATACAACTACTCGGTTGTCTGTACCAACGCACCCTGCGTTAGTGCGGCTACGGTCGTCAGTGTATCTGTCGTCTCACCAGTCAACCAGGCGCCAGTGCTGACAGGTACGCCCATCACCAGCCCGCAGACGGCAACGGTCGGTGCAGCCTTCTCGACGCCGACCGCCTACGCCTTCAACGATCCCGATGGTGGGCCACTGACTTACTCGGCTAGTCCGCTGCCTGCTGGCATCACCATCAACCCGCAGACGGGTGTGATCTCAGGCACGGCTTCGACGACGGTCGGTTCACCCTTCACCGTCACGGTGACAGCGACCGATCCGCAGTCAGCTAGTGTCAGTGCCAGCTTCGTGCTCAACGTGGTCAACCCCGTGGCGCCCAACCAGGCACCGGTGCTGACAGGTACGCCTATCACCAGCCCACAGACGGCTACGGTGGGTGCGGCCTTCTCGACGCCAACCGCCTACGCCTTCAACGATCCGGATGGTGGGCCGCTGACCTACTCGGCTAGTCCGCTGCCAGCGGGGATCACCATCAACCCGCAGACGGGGGTGATCTCGGGCACGGCTTCGACAACGGTGGGTGCGCCTTTCACCGTCACGGTGACAGCGACCGATCCACAGTCAGCCAGTGTCAGTGCCAGCTTCGTCTTGAACGTAGTCAATCCGGTAGCGCCAAATCAGGCACCCGTGCTGACGGGTACGCCCATCACCAGCCCACAGACGGCCACGGTCGGTGCAGCCTTTACCACGCCGACGGCCTACGCCTTCAACGATCCCGACGGTGGGCCGCTGACCTACTCAGCTAGTCCGCTGCCTGCTGGTATCACTATCAACCCGCAGACGGGGGTGATCTCGGGCACGGCTTCGACAACGGTGGGTGCGCCTTTCACCGTCACGGTGACAGCGACCGATCCACAGTCAGCCAGTGTCAGTGCCAGCTTCGTCTTGAACGTAGTCAATCCGGTAGCGCCAAACCAGGCACCCGTGCTGACGGGTACGCCCATCACCAGCCCACAGACGGCCACGGTGGGTGCGGCCTTCTCGACGCCAACCGCCTACGCCTTCAACGATCCGGATGGTGGACCGCTGACCTACTCGGCTAGTCCGCTGCCTGCTGGTATCACCATCAACCCGCAAACGGGGGTGATCGCGGGCACGGCTTCGACAACGGCAGGCTCGCCATTCACGGTTACCGTCACGGCAACCGATCCCCAGTCAGCCAGCGTGAGCACCAGCTTTGTGCTGAACGTAGTCAACCCTGCGGTTGTCAATCCGGGTGCTCCGTTTAGCATCACGAGCGTGACAACGAACAACTGTCAGGTGATATTTGCCGGGGAACGTCAGGTAACGTTTACGCCGAACTACGCTGGACTTAATGGGCAGACGGTTACCTTCCGGGTAGTCAACGAGACTATGCCAACCACCGCTGCCGGTCCTTACACGTTGCGGCTATACACCGACAACCCGACCATTCAGTTGCGGGCTACGCAGGCTGGAAGCTCGAACGAGGCTAGCTTCAGCTACAACTGGCTGGCAGCTTGTGGCAACACCACGCCAACCAATCAGGCACCGGTGCTGACGGGTACAGGTATCACCAGTCCGCAGACGGCAACGGTGGGTGTCGGTTTCACCACGCCAACGGCGCAAGCGTTTAACGATCCGGATGGTGGACCGCTGACCTACTCAGCTAGTCCGCTGCCAGCGGGGATCACCATCAACCCACAGACGGGGGTGATCTCGGGTACGGCTTCGACAACGGTGGGCTCGCCATTCACCGTCACGGTGACGGCAACGGACCCCCAGTCAGCTAGTGTGAGCACCAGCTTTGTGCTCAACGTGGTCAACCCGGCGGCTGGTAACCAGGCTCCGGTGCTGACGGGTACAGGTATCACCAGTCCGCAGACAGCTACGGTGGGCGCGAGCTTCTCGACGCCAACGGCCCAGGCCTTCCGCGATCCGGACGGCGGCACGCTGACCTACTCAGCTAGTCCGCTGCCAGCGGGGATCACTATCAACCCACAAACGGGTGTGATCTCGGGTACGGCTTCGACAACGGTTGGTGCGCCATTCACCGTCATCGTGACAGCGACTGATCCGCAACAGGCTAGCGTGAGCACCAGCTTCGTGCTGAACGTGGTCAATCCGACGGCACCGACGACAGCCTGCGGCAGCACGAATCTGGATG is part of the Spirosoma rhododendri genome and encodes:
- a CDS encoding TonB-dependent receptor, with the translated sequence MKHFFTVCLLFYGTTLFAQRGVITGTISDESGKAIESAHVQIGGTDKGTSTSATGDFQLSNLQPGSYQLIVTGVGYQTIKHSVTVSEGKEATIKLVLRESMQQLQTVEIVGRKETTYKNDVSFIASKTATPLKDIPQSIAYVTKEVMRDQGVFTMGDAVKNMSGVNQFTFYDDLTIRGFRMNGGSTTQLFNGLRTFSGFWKQSPVNYLERVEVVKGAASALYGNSSPGGTINRVTKKPLTTPQKSLMFTMGSFNTTRVLADFTGPMNDAKTLLYRLNIGYVDAQSFRNLQFDKNLVIAPSVSFLPTDRTRINVDLVYNKSNSRLDRGQSVRGNDLYSSSIATALNAVNDYLNQDTYLITTSLNHQFSPRTSINLAHLRTGYTEDLLEHRSSNVNAVDSAGVAIENLVGRQVFVRQTKSFMDNLSVFLNHNATLGKTEHKLVVGYDYIQSTTPKGAGQQTASGYLLKAGGSAAYNPRQASLYQFYTYTSNGVSRSIPRPNVPSYDLTLQNNILEDPTKYTYASVTNNATSATFYSLHGLYVQEQLKISRLQLLLGLRFDTYIDKKGYTTTAETPVTQHALLPRIGAVFTLTPNVNVYGTYTKGYNPQDPTTQSDPLSGGPFDPIRSSLLEAGLKTEWLDGRLVANLALYDITQSNTLYSANAANNPNLMIAIGQERARGVEFDVTGNLLPNWNLIATYSYNDAKITDAGTRSTDQVLVNLQKPNAPKHQGSLWTKYVFTAPALKGLGIGFGGNFVDQRNLSLNNTQTIPAYTLLNAAAYYRIDKFQLQLNVNNLTNATYWVGGYDYLRLFPGAPRNLMTTVSYTF
- a CDS encoding PepSY-associated TM helix domain-containing protein, yielding MKHLAIKLHLWLGLASGLVVFIVALTGSMLAFRDELEPLTNARFFTVSSPTNGPRRPLDLLVATATAQFPGKPVSKVIVEDQPDRTVIVELKQSKKAKDVLAVALDPYTGRVVATRVEESAFFPTVLRLHRYLCLGETGKVITGISCSLFLVIMLTGLVLWWPNRKNRAQRFRIKWNASFKRLNWDLHAVVGFYVLPFIFLIASTGLIWSYKWVNNLLFLALDGKPQTKREAPANASAPGEAATGRLTQVLAQTDKQLPHPGRITLTFPETDSLSLTVAKVDETAAVSNIVDFLYFDLRTGLPTGQRLYDEETRGFKARRLIFPVHTGSMFGWPTKLIALLVALLTATLPLSGAYMWWQKRNRKSRPKPIRIRPQQIAPV
- a CDS encoding ferritin, which gives rise to MKDLVRLRSSVKESVELALNQQIQMEMVSSSKYLAMAGWCDRNGFDYSAGFFYKQSDEERNHAMKIFHYLSDQGGTAHSPEVPAVEQEFDSLRAVFEGALEQEVAVTDSINRIIMVCRRENDFATDELMKWYVKEQMEEEYIARRCLDLFDQIPADQIFELDKQLASVTYDGNPFE
- a CDS encoding putative Ig domain-containing protein, yielding MIEFLLLLVGQLRSYVRSLLWPTASSVYQSTQLRLWHQLLYVSIATKNRLYAIGFALLLFLPMGAHAQLISVTTPTSICAGQSTTLDVAIKLPVGTSLNALAITATAPAGLTATVNALTSNTSATISVATSPTLTTGTKLLSVTASLLGIPTLTVDVPITVTGLPVVSAITQPVAASVGSLLTLGSCPIGSALSYTVTNSGTGAVIATGGTAPLLLDASVAGQSVRIACNGTCAGQPTTLALPNIAGLSLAAPTASICVGQPLSLTLLPTGIDLTQAGITLTAATPSGALTVGALGPDGVLTVSGGNLTVGNPTSVTVTALLNNVPLASATVGVNVLAQPAAPAQPGTITTTVGSVLSLTGLCPTGTTLTTGALIGNGIISVPTLTAGTQSLTVLCSNGTCLGLPTIVNVNVVTPIISASASAAICLGQPLSLTVLPANFNLADGIVSIAVSGPVGISASAIDNNGVITITGLPAGNQNLTVTASVAGAPVASVQVPVSVNTVQPPTVVTTTGGTYPAGVSSLSVTQNTGSVLFTVSCASGTSSYTGTGGITGSGDFSVATTATGVYNYSVVCTNAPCVSAATVVSVSVVSPVNQAPVLTGTPITSPQTATVGAAFSTPTAYAFNDPDGGPLTYSASPLPAGITINPQTGVISGTASTTVGSPFTVTVTATDPQSASVSASFVLNVVNPVAPNQAPVLTGTPITSPQTATVGAAFSTPTAYAFNDPDGGPLTYSASPLPAGITINPQTGVISGTASTTVGAPFTVTVTATDPQSASVSASFVLNVVNPVAPNQAPVLTGTPITSPQTATVGAAFTTPTAYAFNDPDGGPLTYSASPLPAGITINPQTGVISGTASTTVGAPFTVTVTATDPQSASVSASFVLNVVNPVAPNQAPVLTGTPITSPQTATVGAAFSTPTAYAFNDPDGGPLTYSASPLPAGITINPQTGVIAGTASTTAGSPFTVTVTATDPQSASVSTSFVLNVVNPAVVNPGAPFSITSVTTNNCQVIFAGERQVTFTPNYAGLNGQTVTFRVVNETMPTTAAGPYTLRLYTDNPTIQLRATQAGSSNEASFSYNWLAACGNTTPTNQAPVLTGTGITSPQTATVGVGFTTPTAQAFNDPDGGPLTYSASPLPAGITINPQTGVISGTASTTVGSPFTVTVTATDPQSASVSTSFVLNVVNPAAGNQAPVLTGTGITSPQTATVGASFSTPTAQAFRDPDGGTLTYSASPLPAGITINPQTGVISGTASTTVGAPFTVIVTATDPQQASVSTSFVLNVVNPTAPTTACGSTNLDGSPLRAIMPGFNCTQLKSSGNIQFIATGGSATGGAIEFKAIGVTDWTTNCQQIIDRETRTACDAAPIEIQVRQLVNGSYIYGTSYVFDIRRECPIAGCGGLPTPNRAPVVSAGIPNQVATVGQEFKYAIPANAFVDPDGDELLYTASRLPDSFTFSSGFFGAYPTTAEVISVTVTAYDNSGGQASTSFTITVNPNPSTQPPTTPQPQTCGSTNLNGSALQATAPNVNCEQLKASGNIQFTATGGNPNGGAIEFRAIGVTDWTTNCQQIIDRETRTACDAAPIEIQVRQLVNGSYVYGTSYVFNIRQVCPIAGCGAARVSAEAKTPLDVRVLGNPTRDESISVDIQHAEGQRLHLMITDTQGFTVSEHTVESAGAVEHQTLKLGSQAGIYLLRVSTPTQLQTVKVLKQ